In the genome of Actinomadura graeca, one region contains:
- a CDS encoding beta-ketoacyl-[acyl-carrier-protein] synthase family protein, which translates to MTREVVVTGVGVVTPGGVGARAFFELLSEGRTATRGITLFDAGGFRSRIAAECDFDPAASGLDGREAARMDRYVQFAVVSVREAMAQAGLTTEWADPWRVGVSAGTAVGATTLLERDYIAASGRGRDWLVDHRGVSPFLHSAFSPGPLAGEIAESAGARGVVQTVSTGCTSGLDAVGYAFHAIGEGRADVMFAGASESPISPITVACFDAIRATSTRNAEPARASRPFDRHRDGFVLGEGAAMLVLEEREHARARGAPIRCHVGGYATRGNAHHMTGLTRDGVEMAESITRSLSEARVRPGDVDYVNAHGSGTRQNDRHETAAFKRALGAHARDVPVSSIKSMVGHSLGAIGSIELAACVLAMDEGVIPPTANLETPDPECDLDYVPVTAREKRLDAVLSVGSGFGGFQSAVVLDRGATR; encoded by the coding sequence GTGACCAGGGAGGTCGTGGTCACCGGCGTCGGGGTGGTGACGCCCGGGGGCGTGGGCGCCAGGGCGTTCTTCGAGCTGCTGTCCGAGGGGCGGACGGCGACGCGGGGCATCACGCTCTTCGACGCCGGCGGCTTCCGGTCCAGGATCGCGGCCGAGTGCGACTTCGACCCGGCCGCGAGCGGGCTGGACGGACGCGAGGCGGCGCGGATGGACCGCTACGTCCAGTTCGCCGTGGTGTCCGTCCGGGAGGCGATGGCCCAGGCCGGGCTCACCACCGAATGGGCGGACCCGTGGCGTGTCGGCGTGTCGGCGGGCACGGCCGTGGGCGCCACCACCCTCCTCGAACGCGACTACATCGCGGCTTCCGGCAGGGGCAGGGACTGGCTCGTCGACCACCGCGGCGTCTCGCCTTTCCTGCACTCGGCGTTCTCGCCCGGCCCGCTCGCCGGGGAGATCGCCGAGTCGGCCGGCGCGCGGGGGGTGGTGCAGACGGTCTCCACCGGCTGCACGTCGGGCCTGGACGCCGTCGGGTACGCCTTCCACGCGATCGGCGAGGGCCGGGCGGACGTGATGTTCGCCGGCGCGTCGGAGTCCCCGATCTCGCCGATCACGGTCGCCTGCTTCGACGCGATCCGCGCGACCTCGACGCGCAACGCCGAGCCCGCCCGCGCGTCCCGGCCGTTCGACCGGCACCGGGACGGGTTCGTCCTCGGCGAGGGCGCGGCGATGCTCGTCCTGGAGGAGCGGGAGCACGCCCGCGCCCGCGGCGCCCCGATCCGCTGCCACGTCGGCGGGTACGCGACGCGCGGCAACGCCCACCACATGACCGGCCTCACCCGCGACGGGGTGGAGATGGCCGAGTCCATCACCAGGTCATTGAGCGAGGCGCGCGTCAGGCCCGGCGACGTCGACTACGTCAACGCCCACGGCTCGGGCACCAGGCAGAACGACCGGCACGAGACCGCCGCCTTCAAGCGGGCCCTCGGCGCGCACGCCCGCGACGTCCCGGTCAGCTCGATCAAGTCGATGGTCGGGCACTCGCTCGGCGCGATCGGGTCGATCGAGCTGGCCGCGTGCGTGCTGGCGATGGACGAGGGCGTGATCCCGCCCACCGCCAACCTGGAGACGCCCGATCCGGAGTGCGACCTGGACTACGTGCCCGTCACCGCCCGCGAGAAGCGGCTGGACGCGGTGCTGTCGGTGGGCAGCGGCTTCGGCGGGTTCCAGTCGGCCGTCGTGCTGGACCGGGGGGCCACCCGGTGA
- a CDS encoding FAD-dependent monooxygenase, whose translation MRETPVLIVGGGLTGLSAAVFLAHHGVPCVVAERARSTSDHPRFRGLTVRSMELFRQVGLAARIQRIGTPGGDIGGIARVRDLAHPDVAWEKTAWEDDVAGLSPSDACSCDQDRLEPVLAEDAARHGAEVVHGAEVAGLEQDGTGVTAALRDRVTGGRHEIRAAYAVAADGARGRARGLLGVGHHGPGVLGHQISVVFDADIEPRLRGRAFGACYVEAVGGALLPRDGGRWQISVSYRPDLGDRVGDFTKERCTELIRTALGRSEPSVRVRTVAPWDVGALVAERFGAGRVFLAGDAAHVMPPSGGFGGNTGIQDAHNLAWKLADVLGGAAGEALLDTYDAERRPVAELTLLQALARMPASWADGGGDAPALPPALDHNTVSLGYVYRSAAVVPERDGAAGESPTEDPRNPSGRPGTRAPHVAVEHGGGRCSTLDLFGDGWTLLAGSGAASPAWSAAVREVAERRPGLRIAGRFAAAADRPGAAAGWPGAYGLDAGGAALVRPDGFVAWRARSLPADPAASLDAALGRVLARRPVRP comes from the coding sequence ATGAGGGAGACACCGGTTCTGATCGTGGGCGGCGGGCTCACCGGCCTGTCCGCCGCGGTGTTCCTGGCGCACCACGGCGTCCCGTGCGTGGTGGCGGAGCGGGCGCGGAGCACGTCCGACCATCCCCGCTTCCGGGGGCTGACGGTCCGCTCCATGGAGCTGTTCCGCCAGGTGGGGCTGGCCGCGCGGATCCAGCGGATCGGGACGCCGGGCGGTGACATCGGCGGGATCGCCCGCGTGCGGGACCTCGCCCACCCGGACGTCGCCTGGGAGAAGACCGCCTGGGAGGACGACGTCGCCGGCCTCAGCCCGTCCGACGCCTGCTCCTGCGACCAGGACCGGCTGGAGCCCGTCCTCGCCGAGGACGCGGCGCGGCACGGCGCCGAGGTGGTCCACGGCGCCGAAGTGGCCGGGCTGGAGCAGGACGGAACCGGGGTCACGGCGGCCCTCCGCGACCGGGTCACCGGCGGGCGGCACGAGATCCGCGCCGCGTACGCGGTGGCGGCCGACGGCGCCCGCGGCCGGGCCCGCGGGCTGCTCGGCGTCGGGCACCACGGCCCGGGCGTGCTCGGACACCAGATCAGCGTCGTCTTCGACGCCGACATCGAACCTCGCCTGCGCGGGCGCGCGTTCGGGGCGTGCTACGTGGAGGCGGTCGGCGGCGCGCTGCTGCCCCGGGACGGGGGGCGCTGGCAGATCTCGGTGTCCTACCGGCCCGACCTCGGCGACCGCGTCGGGGACTTCACCAAGGAGCGCTGCACGGAGCTGATCCGCACGGCGCTGGGCCGGTCGGAGCCGTCCGTGCGGGTGCGGACGGTGGCGCCCTGGGACGTCGGCGCCCTGGTCGCCGAACGCTTCGGGGCGGGACGGGTGTTCCTGGCGGGCGACGCCGCCCACGTCATGCCGCCCAGCGGCGGGTTCGGCGGCAACACCGGGATCCAGGACGCGCACAACCTGGCCTGGAAGCTGGCGGACGTCCTCGGCGGCGCGGCGGGCGAGGCGCTGCTGGACACCTACGACGCCGAGCGCCGCCCGGTCGCGGAGCTGACGCTCCTCCAGGCGCTGGCGCGCATGCCGGCGTCCTGGGCGGACGGCGGCGGCGACGCGCCCGCCCTGCCACCCGCGCTCGACCACAACACCGTCTCCCTTGGGTACGTGTACCGGTCCGCGGCGGTGGTGCCCGAGCGGGACGGCGCAGCGGGGGAGTCCCCGACGGAGGACCCGAGGAACCCGTCCGGCCGTCCCGGGACGCGCGCGCCGCACGTCGCCGTCGAGCACGGCGGCGGGCGGTGCTCCACCCTGGACCTGTTCGGGGATGGCTGGACGCTGCTGGCCGGGTCCGGCGCCGCCTCCCCGGCCTGGTCGGCGGCGGTGCGGGAGGTGGCGGAGCGCCGTCCGGGGCTGCGGATCGCCGGGCGGTTCGCCGCGGCGGCGGACCGGCCCGGGGCGGCGGCGGGCTGGCCCGGGGCCTACGGCCTGGACGCCGGCGGTGCCGCCCTCGTGCGGCCGGACGGCTTCGTCGCCTGGCGCGCCCGCTCGCTGCCGGCCGACCCGGCGGCGTCCCTGGACGCGGCGCTGGGCCGGGTGCTCGCCCGCCGTCCGGTCAGGCCGTGA
- a CDS encoding cupin domain-containing protein → MTAGDFRVVHVDAVPANTRRGGELRVMLSPATVGSTSGFMGVAVLAPGERVNEHYHPYSEEFIYVITGLVTLDLGGVPHGLREGEALLVPKNVRHRVRNTGDAEARLTFFLSPLAPRPELGHVDTEGGPG, encoded by the coding sequence ATGACGGCCGGCGACTTCCGCGTCGTCCACGTGGACGCGGTGCCCGCCAACACCCGGCGCGGCGGGGAGCTGCGCGTGATGCTCAGCCCCGCGACGGTGGGATCCACCTCGGGCTTCATGGGCGTCGCGGTGCTGGCGCCGGGCGAGCGCGTCAACGAGCACTACCACCCCTACTCCGAGGAGTTCATCTACGTCATCACCGGCCTGGTGACCCTCGATCTGGGCGGCGTGCCGCACGGGCTGCGCGAGGGCGAGGCGCTGCTGGTGCCCAAGAACGTCCGGCACCGGGTCCGCAACACCGGCGACGCCGAGGCGCGCCTGACCTTCTTCCTCAGCCCGCTCGCGCCCCGCCCGGAGCTCGGTCACGTCGACACCGAGGGGGGACCGGGGTGA
- a CDS encoding acetylserotonin O-methyltransferase — MTGPGSRPLFGVLTGTWLSQAGYVAAELGVADHLSDEPRPIDEVAPLVGADPDALYRVMRALAAVGVFEETGPRRFALNDEGRMLRSDSPASFKHFILLNGLEHIRLFGELLDNVRTGRPASDKVYGKHLYDYLGEHPELQDHFFAAHGRTAPRVAMRALSEIDLSDARTIVDLGGGDGGLLEHVLKDHPHLHGTLFDLPTTVPYARERLTAAGLADRCDLVGGSFFEEIPEGADVYVIAHCLHNWNDEKAAEILRNIRRAVPGHGRLLVLEHLVAGEGFHLSKLIDLLMMVVDGRERSEAELSGLLEKSGFELRGVRSVAFPGLPSDSVLEAVPA, encoded by the coding sequence ATGACCGGCCCGGGTAGCAGGCCGCTGTTCGGCGTCCTCACCGGGACCTGGCTGTCGCAGGCCGGGTACGTGGCGGCCGAGCTCGGCGTGGCCGACCACCTGTCGGACGAGCCGCGCCCCATCGACGAGGTCGCCCCCCTGGTCGGGGCCGACCCGGACGCCCTCTACCGGGTCATGCGCGCCCTGGCCGCCGTGGGCGTCTTCGAGGAGACCGGCCCCCGCCGCTTCGCCCTCAACGACGAGGGGCGCATGCTCCGGTCGGACTCGCCTGCGTCGTTCAAGCACTTCATCCTGCTCAACGGGCTGGAGCACATCCGGCTGTTCGGCGAGCTGCTGGACAACGTGCGGACGGGCCGTCCCGCGTCGGACAAGGTCTACGGCAAGCACCTCTATGACTATCTCGGCGAGCATCCCGAGCTCCAGGACCACTTCTTCGCCGCGCATGGGCGCACGGCCCCCCGGGTGGCGATGCGGGCGCTGTCGGAGATCGACCTGTCGGACGCGCGCACGATCGTGGATCTCGGTGGTGGCGACGGCGGGCTGCTGGAGCACGTCCTCAAGGACCACCCGCATCTGCACGGCACGCTGTTCGACCTGCCCACGACGGTGCCCTACGCGCGCGAGCGGCTGACCGCGGCGGGGCTGGCCGACCGCTGTGACCTGGTCGGGGGGAGCTTCTTCGAGGAGATCCCCGAGGGCGCCGACGTCTACGTCATCGCGCACTGCCTGCACAACTGGAACGACGAGAAGGCCGCGGAGATCCTGCGCAACATCCGCCGCGCCGTCCCGGGCCACGGGCGGCTGCTCGTCCTGGAGCACCTGGTCGCCGGCGAGGGCTTCCACCTGTCGAAGCTGATCGACCTGCTGATGATGGTGGTGGACGGCCGCGAGCGCAGCGAGGCGGAGCTGAGCGGCCTGCTGGAGAAGTCCGGGTTCGAGCTGCGCGGCGTGCGCTCGGTGGCGTTCCCCGGCCTGCCGTCCGACAGCGTTCTCGAAGCCGTGCCGGCATGA
- a CDS encoding MarR family winged helix-turn-helix transcriptional regulator — MENQPFGPLEREEVLSLLLGIARAHYDRLGKEAGRLGLTLPQARVLYFVKTESTVRRLAKRLACDPSYVTGLVDALEGKDLLRREVDAADRRIKKLLLTPEGDRVRTEVIGAMGKSVDLEGLVPDEAAQFAQLLRKIQNDDRTPAW, encoded by the coding sequence ATGGAGAACCAGCCGTTCGGCCCGCTGGAGCGGGAAGAGGTCCTGAGCCTCCTGCTCGGCATCGCCAGGGCGCATTACGACCGCCTCGGCAAGGAGGCCGGCCGGCTCGGGCTGACCCTTCCCCAGGCCCGCGTGCTCTACTTCGTGAAGACCGAGTCCACGGTGCGCAGGCTGGCGAAACGGCTCGCCTGCGACCCCTCGTACGTCACCGGGCTGGTCGACGCGCTGGAGGGCAAGGACCTGCTGCGGCGGGAGGTGGACGCCGCCGACCGCAGGATCAAGAAGCTGCTGCTGACCCCCGAGGGCGACCGCGTCCGCACCGAGGTGATCGGCGCGATGGGCAAGTCCGTCGACCTGGAGGGGCTCGTGCCCGACGAGGCCGCGCAGTTCGCGCAGCTGCTCCGCAAGATCCAGAACGACGACAGGACCCCGGCCTGGTAG
- a CDS encoding BTAD domain-containing putative transcriptional regulator, whose protein sequence is MKQRATLGYLLLHANQVVATSDLVEALWPAGNPPATARKVLQNAVWGLRGILRAGLPGAGHGALLTRQPGYMLRVDGDQVDLEVFRRGVEDGRARLADGGVSAARILRDALELWRGPALADLVECGVAWPELSAVENARLDAMEDYFEAELAAGHHRAVLSDLERMVEAEPLRERLCGQLMLAFYRSGRQADALNVYGSVRARLVEDLGLEPRRELQTLQRRLLNQDAGLSLPEAAVPRETVEVRGRVAAPATAPSPPVPETLPGGDDGLAGRNGDAAPSARAAPAAGPAGTRPAEADPAPGTPRHRPAVPERRRGSILLLRADLQSPADVHDQRRADDIRDGVFRKIRDTVRAFGGTVMASIGSVSVSRFDKDAGDAGDAGNAVRAALALRCALDEPALPAGVADPRPAPPRLHAAVATGETVASAASPSGNRLLHSVNDAVLHKCQALLTLVPAGQIWVCDETRCVTLPGIEYAHAGDHPRRFQVRGVLDQWLRPDTAHHLDPEPELDILGGLLEHVRYRRMPHLVTVVGAPGIGKTRLLAEFKRRVMGRPTATRFMVGKAQAPADDGLAVHRELLSAYCGTAPGVSAEAAGRRLEEMVRRVVHVGETARWMVTVLGPLLRPAFPAPAVPLDRAEIMDAFRMLLTAEARDDPLVMIIDDLHLAEDGLLDFVEDVSGASEGVSLLVVVAARRELFDRRPGWGGGLRLLTTLTMGLPATGAGWDGVRAGATEPALCGPGSVPWDHTRNASLT, encoded by the coding sequence GTGAAGCAGCGGGCCACGCTCGGTTACCTGCTCCTGCACGCCAACCAGGTGGTGGCCACCAGCGACCTGGTGGAGGCGCTGTGGCCCGCCGGCAACCCGCCCGCCACCGCGCGCAAGGTCCTCCAGAACGCCGTGTGGGGCCTGCGCGGCATCCTGCGGGCGGGGCTGCCCGGCGCCGGTCACGGAGCGCTCCTGACCAGGCAGCCCGGGTACATGCTGCGCGTCGACGGCGACCAGGTCGACCTGGAGGTGTTCCGCCGGGGGGTGGAGGACGGCCGGGCGAGGCTGGCGGACGGGGGCGTGTCGGCGGCCCGGATCCTGCGCGACGCCCTTGAGCTGTGGCGGGGCCCGGCGCTGGCGGACCTGGTGGAGTGCGGGGTGGCCTGGCCCGAGCTCAGCGCCGTGGAGAACGCCCGGCTGGACGCGATGGAGGACTACTTCGAGGCGGAGCTGGCCGCCGGGCACCACCGCGCCGTGCTCTCCGACCTGGAGCGGATGGTGGAGGCCGAGCCGCTCCGCGAGCGCCTGTGCGGCCAGCTCATGCTCGCGTTCTACCGCTCCGGCCGCCAGGCCGACGCGCTGAACGTCTACGGCAGCGTGCGTGCGCGGCTGGTCGAGGACCTCGGTCTCGAACCGCGCCGTGAGCTGCAGACGCTGCAGCGGCGGCTGCTCAACCAGGACGCCGGGCTGAGCCTGCCGGAGGCGGCCGTCCCGCGCGAGACCGTCGAGGTGCGGGGACGGGTGGCGGCCCCGGCCACCGCCCCGTCACCCCCGGTCCCCGAGACGTTGCCCGGCGGCGACGACGGGCTCGCCGGGCGGAACGGGGACGCGGCGCCCTCCGCCCGCGCCGCGCCGGCCGCCGGGCCCGCCGGGACGCGTCCGGCGGAGGCGGACCCGGCGCCGGGCACGCCGCGGCACCGTCCGGCCGTGCCGGAGCGCCGCCGGGGGAGCATCCTGCTGCTGCGCGCCGACCTGCAGTCCCCCGCGGACGTCCACGACCAGCGGCGGGCCGACGACATCCGGGACGGGGTGTTCCGGAAGATCCGTGACACCGTGCGGGCCTTCGGCGGGACGGTGATGGCCTCGATCGGCTCGGTCTCGGTGTCGCGTTTCGACAAGGACGCCGGGGACGCGGGCGACGCCGGGAACGCGGTCCGGGCCGCCCTCGCGCTGCGCTGCGCGCTCGACGAGCCGGCGCTCCCGGCGGGCGTGGCGGACCCCCGGCCGGCCCCGCCGCGCCTGCACGCGGCCGTGGCCACGGGCGAGACGGTGGCGTCCGCCGCCTCGCCGAGCGGGAACCGGCTGCTGCACTCGGTCAACGACGCCGTGCTGCACAAGTGCCAGGCGCTGCTGACCCTGGTGCCGGCGGGGCAGATCTGGGTGTGCGACGAGACCAGGTGCGTCACGCTGCCGGGGATCGAGTACGCGCACGCGGGCGACCACCCGCGCCGGTTCCAGGTGCGCGGCGTCCTCGACCAGTGGCTCCGCCCGGACACGGCGCACCATCTCGACCCCGAGCCGGAGCTGGACATCCTGGGCGGCCTGCTGGAGCACGTCCGGTACCGCAGGATGCCCCACCTCGTCACGGTCGTGGGCGCGCCGGGCATCGGCAAGACACGGCTCCTCGCCGAGTTCAAGCGCCGCGTGATGGGACGGCCGACGGCGACCAGGTTCATGGTCGGCAAGGCGCAGGCCCCCGCGGACGACGGGCTCGCGGTGCACCGGGAGCTCCTGTCGGCGTACTGCGGAACGGCGCCGGGCGTCTCCGCGGAGGCGGCCGGGCGGCGGCTGGAGGAGATGGTCCGGCGGGTCGTGCACGTGGGGGAGACGGCGCGGTGGATGGTGACGGTCCTGGGGCCGCTGCTGCGCCCGGCCTTCCCCGCCCCGGCCGTGCCCCTCGACCGGGCGGAGATCATGGACGCGTTCCGGATGCTGCTGACGGCGGAGGCGCGCGACGACCCGCTCGTGATGATCATCGATGACCTGCATCTGGCGGAGGACGGCCTGCTGGACTTCGTCGAGGACGTCAGCGGGGCGTCCGAGGGGGTGTCGCTCCTGGTCGTCGTCGCGGCGCGGCGGGAGCTGTTCGACCGGCGGCCGGGGTGGGGCGGCGGCCTGCGGCTGCTCACGACGCTGACGATGGGCCTGCCCGCCACCGGAGCGGGATGGGACGGCGTCCGCGCGGGGGCGACGGAGCCCGCGCTCTGCGGACCCGGGAGCGTTCCATGGGACCACACGCGGAACGCCTCGCTGACCTGA
- a CDS encoding antibiotic biosynthesis monooxygenase family protein has translation MSAVPGDAAGRLRVMLHLRAEGEDALLAAYDEIRLQVAEADGHLGDQLLQSLEDPRDWVITSEWETAGHYARWAAGHTVDRLAAPIAATSTDRRHSRYAVRRHTVLAGEGAA, from the coding sequence GTGAGCGCCGTCCCGGGAGACGCCGCCGGGCGGCTGCGCGTCATGCTGCACCTGCGCGCCGAGGGCGAGGACGCGCTGCTCGCCGCCTACGACGAGATCCGCCTCCAGGTCGCCGAGGCGGACGGTCACCTCGGCGACCAGCTCTTACAGTCGCTGGAGGATCCGCGGGACTGGGTCATCACCAGCGAGTGGGAGACGGCGGGGCACTACGCGCGCTGGGCCGCGGGCCACACGGTCGACCGGCTGGCGGCCCCGATCGCCGCCACCAGCACCGACCGCCGCCACTCGCGCTACGCGGTCCGCCGCCACACCGTCCTCGCCGGGGAGGGCGCGGCATGA
- a CDS encoding TcmI family type II polyketide cyclase, whose translation MHTTLIVARFRPGSEAEIARLFAESDSTELPGIIGVQRRKLFTFHDIYIHMVEAEKAVGPAVRREHGTELFQRISKALDEHIVPFEGRWGSVDQASARQIYHWERGRGVVAGEGS comes from the coding sequence ATGCACACAACCCTCATCGTCGCCCGCTTCAGGCCCGGCAGCGAGGCCGAGATCGCCCGGCTGTTCGCCGAGTCCGACTCCACCGAGCTGCCCGGCATCATCGGCGTCCAGCGCCGCAAGCTGTTCACCTTCCACGACATCTACATCCACATGGTCGAGGCGGAGAAGGCCGTGGGGCCCGCCGTGCGGCGCGAGCACGGCACCGAGCTCTTCCAGCGGATCAGCAAGGCGCTCGACGAGCACATCGTCCCGTTCGAGGGCAGGTGGGGCTCGGTCGACCAGGCGTCGGCGCGGCAGATCTACCACTGGGAACGCGGCCGCGGGGTGGTCGCCGGGGAGGGGTCCTGA
- a CDS encoding acetylserotonin O-methyltransferase — protein MTTRTGSPTPNALQITGLRELGMSLGFAGAVRAAVRLGAPDALGDEPADVAAIASAIGADTETLDRLMRALTSHGVFEEVAERVYAHTASSRLLREDAPVGVRYMVLWATAPWTWRAWPRLDEAVRSGKAVFPDIYGKEFFAYLREEDAASAEVFDRAMTQSSAITSAAVAATLDLRGVGTVADIGGGQGHLLRTLLEADPALHGVLFDLEGVVAGADPALRPGGALAGRTRIIGGDCRQGIGAGADLYIYKNVLEWDDDSTLAALRSVTDAARPGARVALVQNLVDDSPEMKVTTTMDLFLLLNVGGRKHTRRSLAGLMERAGIEPGEVRPVPDTSLHVVEGTVADAAAGTGEGS, from the coding sequence ATGACAACCAGGACCGGATCACCGACACCGAACGCCCTCCAGATCACCGGACTGCGCGAGCTCGGCATGAGCCTCGGCTTCGCCGGGGCCGTGCGCGCCGCCGTCAGGCTCGGCGCCCCCGACGCCCTCGGCGACGAGCCCGCGGACGTGGCGGCCATCGCGTCCGCCATCGGCGCCGACACCGAGACGCTGGACCGCCTGATGCGCGCGCTCACCAGCCACGGCGTCTTCGAGGAGGTGGCGGAGCGGGTCTACGCGCACACCGCCTCCTCCCGCCTCCTGCGCGAGGACGCCCCCGTCGGCGTCCGCTACATGGTCCTCTGGGCCACCGCGCCGTGGACGTGGCGGGCGTGGCCCCGGCTGGACGAGGCCGTCCGCTCGGGCAAGGCCGTGTTCCCCGACATCTACGGCAAGGAGTTCTTCGCCTACCTCAGGGAGGAGGACGCCGCGTCCGCCGAGGTGTTCGACCGCGCCATGACCCAGTCGAGCGCCATCACCTCCGCGGCCGTCGCCGCCACGCTGGACCTGCGCGGCGTGGGCACCGTCGCCGACATCGGCGGCGGCCAGGGGCACCTGCTCCGCACGCTGCTGGAGGCGGACCCCGCGCTGCACGGCGTGCTGTTCGACCTGGAGGGCGTCGTGGCCGGCGCCGATCCGGCGCTGCGGCCCGGGGGCGCGCTCGCCGGCCGCACCAGGATCATCGGCGGCGACTGCCGGCAGGGCATCGGCGCCGGCGCCGACCTCTACATCTACAAGAACGTCCTGGAATGGGACGACGACAGCACCCTCGCCGCCCTGCGCAGCGTGACCGACGCCGCGAGGCCGGGCGCCCGCGTCGCGCTCGTGCAGAACCTCGTCGACGACAGCCCGGAGATGAAGGTCACCACCACCATGGACCTGTTCCTGCTGCTCAACGTGGGCGGACGGAAGCACACCCGCCGCAGCCTGGCCGGGCTGATGGAGCGGGCCGGCATCGAGCCGGGCGAGGTGCGGCCCGTCCCGGACACCAGCCTGCACGTCGTGGAGGGCACGGTGGCGGACGCTGCGGCGGGCACGGGGGAGGGGTCGTGA
- a CDS encoding antibiotic biosynthesis monooxygenase, which yields MAEISTGQDVATFINVFHTEPRNQRRLVDRIIEAHKEVIRHRAGYVSTNLHASKDGYLVIDYTQWRRREDFEAMFRDPAVEPHFRPIGELTRGEQMAYDVVYCHDADG from the coding sequence ATGGCAGAGATCTCCACCGGCCAGGACGTCGCGACCTTCATCAACGTGTTCCACACCGAGCCGCGCAACCAGCGGCGGCTCGTCGACCGCATCATCGAGGCGCACAAGGAGGTGATCCGGCACCGCGCCGGCTACGTCTCCACCAACCTGCACGCCAGCAAGGACGGCTACCTGGTGATCGACTACACCCAGTGGCGGCGCCGCGAGGACTTCGAGGCCATGTTCCGCGACCCCGCCGTCGAGCCCCACTTCCGCCCGATCGGCGAGCTGACCCGCGGCGAGCAGATGGCCTACGACGTCGTGTACTGCCACGACGCGGACGGCTGA
- a CDS encoding class I SAM-dependent methyltransferase codes for MSASPTEEGLWDEQADDWAELQEAQCAPLFAAALAALGAGPGTTLLDVGCGSGVALRQAADRGAAVSGLDFSAGLIGLARRRVPEAAGLHVGGMDRLPFEDASFDAVTSFNALRYAGDPAATVAEFARVTRGGGAVCVGGWGEPPECETTGFLFAVVMALPELPQGSGADAPNTPEQIRGVMRGAGLEPAETAKVPCPFVYRDVEAAWRALGSTGLLRFAVDRLGEPAVRDLFDAHFRPAVLPDGTVRQENVFEYSIARTPA; via the coding sequence ATGAGCGCGTCGCCGACCGAGGAAGGACTCTGGGACGAGCAGGCGGACGACTGGGCCGAGCTGCAGGAGGCGCAGTGCGCACCCCTCTTCGCCGCCGCGCTCGCCGCCCTCGGCGCGGGACCGGGCACGACATTGCTGGACGTCGGCTGCGGGTCCGGTGTGGCGCTGCGGCAGGCCGCCGACCGCGGCGCCGCCGTCAGCGGGCTGGACTTCTCCGCCGGGCTGATCGGCCTCGCCCGCCGCCGGGTCCCCGAGGCCGCCGGGCTCCACGTCGGCGGCATGGACCGGCTGCCCTTCGAGGACGCCTCGTTCGACGCGGTGACGTCGTTCAACGCGCTGCGCTACGCGGGCGACCCGGCCGCCACGGTCGCCGAGTTCGCCCGCGTCACGCGCGGCGGCGGCGCCGTCTGCGTCGGCGGATGGGGGGAGCCGCCCGAATGCGAGACGACGGGCTTCCTGTTCGCCGTCGTCATGGCCCTGCCGGAGCTTCCGCAGGGCAGCGGCGCGGACGCCCCGAACACCCCGGAGCAGATCCGCGGGGTGATGCGCGGCGCGGGCCTCGAACCGGCCGAGACGGCGAAGGTCCCGTGCCCCTTCGTCTACCGGGACGTCGAGGCCGCGTGGCGGGCCCTCGGCTCGACCGGGCTGCTGCGCTTCGCGGTGGACCGGCTCGGCGAGCCCGCCGTCCGGGACCTGTTCGACGCGCACTTCCGCCCGGCCGTCCTGCCGGACGGCACCGTCCGGCAGGAGAACGTCTTCGAGTACTCGATCGCCCGGACGCCCGCCTGA
- a CDS encoding DoxX family protein, translated as MFTATVILSVLLAVSFVGTGAMKLLGQPKLLEQLGTMGVERNLAAVIGALELAATAGLVIGLWVWWIGAAAAAGLVLLMAGAIRYHARAGHYQDPKLRAPALMPAFLLVLAAVTAVLRTLTA; from the coding sequence ATGTTCACGGCTACCGTCATCCTCTCCGTCCTGCTCGCCGTCTCGTTCGTCGGGACCGGCGCGATGAAGCTGCTCGGCCAGCCGAAGCTGCTGGAGCAGCTGGGCACCATGGGCGTCGAGCGGAACCTGGCCGCCGTCATCGGGGCCCTGGAGCTGGCGGCCACGGCCGGGCTGGTGATCGGCCTGTGGGTGTGGTGGATCGGCGCGGCGGCCGCCGCGGGCCTGGTCCTTCTGATGGCGGGAGCGATCCGGTACCACGCCCGCGCCGGCCACTACCAGGACCCCAAGCTGCGCGCCCCCGCCCTGATGCCCGCGTTCCTCCTCGTGCTGGCCGCGGTCACCGCGGTGCTGCGCACCCTCACGGCCTGA